A section of the Brachyhypopomus gauderio isolate BG-103 chromosome 13, BGAUD_0.2, whole genome shotgun sequence genome encodes:
- the s100w gene encoding S100 calcium binding protein W translates to MSKLEKAVVATVEVFEEYAGRDANKQQLSNAELKELIGKELSSPDFKGKVNQEDIQEVMAKIDKNHDGQVNFCEFSQCVALIAKGYYKKKHGKECGMGHGTGAGPGGSKPKH, encoded by the exons ATGTCAAAGCTAGAGAAGGCTGTGGTGGCCACGGTGGAGGTGTTTGAGGAGTATGCAGGAAGAGACGCTAACAAACAACAGCTGAGCAATGCAGAACTTAAAGAGCTGATCGGCAAAGAGCTGAGCAGCCCTGACTTCaag GGTAAGGTGAACCAAGAGGACATACAGGAAGTGATGGCAAAAATAGACAAGAATCACGACGGACAGGTGAACTTCTGTGAGTTCAGTCAGTGTGTGGCTCTCATCGCCAAAGGCTACTACAAGAAGAAGCATGGCAAAGAATGTGGGATGGGCCATGGgacaggggcggggccaggcggCAGCAAACCCAAACACTAG